The DNA segment GATCGCTGGTGACCGCGCCGGTGAAGTCGAGCGTGTCGACCGGCACCCGCACGACCGAGATCACGCCTGCTGCGAGCAAGCCGCCCAAGGCGATCCACGGGACGAGCATCCGCACGCCGCCACCGCCCACGCCGAAGAGGAACAGGACGAGCGCGGTCGCCACGACCACGATCTCGGGGAGCAATAACGAGAAAAGTTCCATCGGCAAAAGGCGAACAGTCGTTTGCGGCAGTGCGGTCGTTCAGGGGTTCGGGAGCGTACCCGGCGGTGTCTCTGCGGCAGCCAAGTTTAACGGTGCCAGTGCCTCGTTTTGCTCAACGGTGACCGGAGTCTCGACGACCATCGTGGCGGCCTGTGGCGAACGCGCCGCCTGGACGTCGGGCGTCACACTTTGAAGCAGCGGCGACGGGAAGACGCCCAGCACGATCACCAGCACCGCCAGCGGCGTCAGGATCGCCACCTCGCGCGGGTTCAGGTCCAGCGACTTGCCCGGCGTCTCCTCGGCCGAATGACCCGTCGTCGGCAGCTTGAGTGGCCCGAAGACCAGCTTGGCGACCATGTGCAGCATGTAGATCGCACCGAGCACCACACCGAGCGCGGCAGCCGCACCGTAGATCGGGCCCAGATACGGACTGGTGAACGCTCCGAGAATCGTCAGAAATTCACTGACAAACCCATTGGTGCCCGGCAACCCGATGCTGCTCATCGTGAACAGCACCAGAAAGAAACTAAAGACCGGCATCACTTTGCCGAGACCCGAATAATCATCGAACATTCGGGTGTGATATCGATCGTAGATCATTCCGATCAGCAGGAACAAAGCCCCCGTGCTGATGCCATGATTGATCATGTAGAAGACGCTCCCCTGCATGCCGTGATCGTTCAGGGCGACCAGGCCAAGCACGCAGAAGCCGAGGTGGCTGACGGAGCTGTAGGCGACGAGCTTCTTGACGTCCTTCTGCACCCAGGCGATGAGCGCGCCGTAGATGACGCCGATGATCGAGAGGATCGCGACGACCGGGATGACGCTGTTGCCGATGACCGGCATGATGCCGTCGGGTGAGACCTCGACGGAGCTGATGAGGCCGAGCGGGATGGCGACGGCGAGCAGGCCGTAGGTGCCGAGCTTGAGCAGCACGCCCGCCAGGATCACCGAGCCGGCCGTCGGGGCGACGGTGTGGGCCAGCGGCAGCCACGTGTGCACCGGGAAGAGCGGCACCTTCACCGCGAAGCCGGCGAACAGCGCGACGAACAGCAGCACCTTGGCCGTCGGGTTGGTCACGTTGCCCTGGGCCCAGCGGGCCATCTCGGCCAGGTCGAAGGTGCCGGCGTTAATGCCGATGAAGAGCAGGCCCGCCAGCGTGAAGACGCCGCCGACGAAGGTGTAGAGGAAGAACTTCTTGGCCGCGTACTCCCGGTCGAGCCCGCCCCAGATGCCGATGAGAAAGAACATCGGCACGAGCGTCAGCTCGAAAAAGACGTAGAAGAGGATCGCGTCCCGCGCCAGGAACGTGCCGACCATCGGCGTGACCAGCAGCGTCAGCCAAAAGTAGTACCCCTTCTCCGCCTTCTGCTCGGCCCCGAAGCTCGACAGAAAGACCAGCGGCATCAGCGCGGCGGTCAGCAGGACGAGCCAGTAGCTGACGGGGCCGATGCCGAGGTTGACGCCGAGGTTGAGCGACTCGATCTGGAGCCAGGCCGGGGCGAACGCGTCGGTCGTCCCGCCGAGGCCCGAGCCGAGCAGCAGGAGCGCGAGCGCTAGCTCGAGGAAGCTCGCGCCCAGCGCGACGGTCTTGGCCATCGCCTTGGGCAGGGCGAGGATCGCCAGGGCCGCCAGCGTCGGCAGGAGGATGAGCGTGGCGAGCAGCATCGGTCGGGGAAAGCCTTTGAAAGTCCGTGAAAGTCGTCGAGTCTCAGAAGATCGCGATCGCCGCGACGATGACGGCCACGCCCAGCAGCATGCCGACGGCGTAGCCCTGGAGCGCGCCGCGTTGCGTCGCGACGCGGGTGAGCGCCCCGCCGTGGGCGGCGACGTGGCCGAAGCCGTTGACGGTCATGTCCAGCAGCGTGTCGATGCCCCAGAGAATCTTGCCGGTCGCGCGGAGGGTGCCGACGACGGCGGCGTTGTAGATCTCGTCGACGAAGTACTTGCCGTCGAAGAGCCGGACGAATGGCCGGAACGTGTGAGCGAGCCCGACAGCCTTGTCGCGGTCTTTGAGGTGAAGGAGGTAAGCCAGTCCAATACCCGACACGGCGATGACCGAGCCGATCAGCAGGCCGGGCGCTACCGAGGCGATGTAGGCCCAGAAGCTCTTGGTCTCGTACCCGAAGGCACCGGCGACCGGGTAGCTCTCGTTCGGGCCGAACTTCTGGACGGCCATGTCCCAGGCGTAGAAGAAGCTCGCCGA comes from the Planctomycetota bacterium genome and includes:
- a CDS encoding NADH-quinone oxidoreductase subunit M, giving the protein MLLATLILLPTLAALAILALPKAMAKTVALGASFLELALALLLLGSGLGGTTDAFAPAWLQIESLNLGVNLGIGPVSYWLVLLTAALMPLVFLSSFGAEQKAEKGYYFWLTLLVTPMVGTFLARDAILFYVFFELTLVPMFFLIGIWGGLDREYAAKKFFLYTFVGGVFTLAGLLFIGINAGTFDLAEMARWAQGNVTNPTAKVLLFVALFAGFAVKVPLFPVHTWLPLAHTVAPTAGSVILAGVLLKLGTYGLLAVAIPLGLISSVEVSPDGIMPVIGNSVIPVVAILSIIGVIYGALIAWVQKDVKKLVAYSSVSHLGFCVLGLVALNDHGMQGSVFYMINHGISTGALFLLIGMIYDRYHTRMFDDYSGLGKVMPVFSFFLVLFTMSSIGLPGTNGFVSEFLTILGAFTSPYLGPIYGAAAALGVVLGAIYMLHMVAKLVFGPLKLPTTGHSAEETPGKSLDLNPREVAILTPLAVLVIVLGVFPSPLLQSVTPDVQAARSPQAATMVVETPVTVEQNEALAPLNLAAAETPPGTLPNP